In the Anastrepha obliqua isolate idAnaObli1 chromosome 1, idAnaObli1_1.0, whole genome shotgun sequence genome, one interval contains:
- the LOC129235376 gene encoding uncharacterized protein LOC129235376, producing MLLPNTRITLFITDHESIGSTNIAEEEALLRYPAGSNGAPSDSKNSTRIKPDKEKLKAKARYKAAVKVCDRFGSKSNLTKQEKERLAWAREEIKMAGPSNPKYTNKIEEELAIKRQCSANSEILVPSKKQKHIHEMAKPKNEKPTTLKAALAASEIAKKHLIVALTDRSDQVRRTVEGSGNETMKTLFTKMDAEPNAPMPALDGAGWFNGVKIIKCKNDPMLTWLKEAVKTLQGLWEGASLEIVDRSCIPSIPKATVYGRRPRVVKPENALRLLQIHNTDVPTTDWKVLSVAKPATANEGQDYIIQINKLAEDLLYARFGKMAWGNPADDNHNTLAAGRWKRILV from the coding sequence ATGCTACTGCCAAACACACGCATAACGCTCTTCATCACGGACCACGAAAGCATCGGGAGTACAAACATAGCTGAGGAAGAGGCTCTTCTGCGTTATCCGGCTGGGTCCAATGGTGCTCCTTCGGATAGCAAGAACAGTACAAGGATCAAGCCCGATAAGgagaagctgaaggccaaagcTCGGTACAAGGCCGCGGTCAAAGTTTGTGACCGATTTGGCAGCAAGTCCAACCTAACGAAGCAAGAGAAGGAACGGTTGGCTTGGGCCAGAGAGGAGATAAAAATGGCCGGGCCTTCCAATCCGAAGTATACGAACAAAATAGAAGAAGAACTAGCCATCAAGAGGCAATGTTCTGCGAATAGCGAGATCTTAGTGCCATCGAAAAAGCAGAAGCACATACACGAGATGGCTAAACCGAAAAACGAAAAGCCTACGACGTTGAAAGCAGCGTTAGCGGCCAGTGAAATTGCCAAGAAGCATCTCATAGTGGCACTCACTGACCGTAGTGACCAGGTGAGGCGAACGGTGGAAGGTAGTGGAAATGAAACTATGAAAACCCTGTTTACGAAAATGGACGCAGAGCCGAACGCACCCATGCCAGCATTAGATGGAGCAGGGTGGTTCAACGgcgtcaaaattataaaatgtaagaaTGACCCCATGCTCACATGGCTAAAGGAAGCAGTAAAAACGCTTCAAGGCCTGTGGGAAGGGGCATCGCTTGAAATTGTTGATCGCAGCTGCATTCCCTCAATACCGAAGGCAACGGTGTATGGTCGAAGGCCGCGAGTGGTAAAACCGGAAAATGCACTGCGACTACTACAAATACACAACACGGACGTGCCGACAACCGACTGGAAAGTGTTGAGCGTGGCAAAACCAGCAACTGCTAATGAAGGCCAAGACTACATTATCCAGATCAACAAGCTGGCAGAAGACCTGCTTTACGCGCGATTCGGGAAGATGGCTTGGGGCAACCCGGCAGATGACAACCACAACACGCTCGCTGCGGGGAGGTGGAAAAGGATCTTGGTATAG